Genomic segment of Pseudothermotoga hypogea DSM 11164 = NBRC 106472:
ATTTCTCGTGCTGACATTGACACTGACGTGCATCGCTTTCTCCACCGCAAGGATCAAAGACATCGCGAACTTCAGAGGCGTGAGAGACAACCAGCTGTTCGGCATAGGCATCGTGGTGGGACTGAACGGCACGGGTGATTCGGGTAAGATAAGTTCTACCGTACTCAGCAACATAGCGAAAACACTCGGTGTGACCATGAATCCAGAGGACATCAAAACGAGGAACAGTGCGATGGTGATGGTCATCGCTGACATTCCTGCGTTTTTCAAAGAGGGCATGAGGCTGGATGTCGTGGTGGCATCCATAGGGGACGCGAAGTCGTTGGAGGGTGGCATTCTGCTACAAACACCACTGTTCGGTGCGGATGGAAACGTCTACGCAGTGGCCCAAGGAAGCGTCAGCGTGGGTGGAGCGGAAGTCAAGGTCTCGGCGAATTTGCAATCGAAGTACAAGGTCGTGGGGTTCATTCCATCTGGCGCCATCGTGGAACGTGAGATACCCTTCGAGTTCGCTCAGTCCAACTCGGTGACCTTGCATCTGAAACGACCCGACTTCACGACCGCCGCGAGGGTGGCACAGGCGATAAACACCACTTTTGAAAGGAGAATAGCGAAGGCGATCGATGCTTCGACGATAAAGATAGACGTACCTTCTGCGTTCGAAGACGATGTGATATCCTTCCTCGCACTCGTAGAGGAAATCGAAGTCTCAGTGGACATGCCCGCACGAGTGGTTGTGAACGAAAAGACGGGCACGGTGGTGTTCGGCGGAAACATAAAGATCCTCGACTTCACTCTCTCTTACGGGGTTTTCAACGTCACGATCAAAAATGGCAAACTTCCGGAACAGGAAACGGAAGCCACGGTGGGTGCGCTCGTTTCCGCGCTCAAGAGTCTCGGTGCCACACCACAGGACATCATAGCGATACTCGAGTCCATGCACAAAGCTGGTGTGTTGCTTGCCGAGCTGGTGGTGATGTGAATGGTGCAGACAATTTCTACGATCAACAGAGGTTCTGATAAACTCTGGAACGCCTGTGCGGACTTCACCGCGACGATCTTTTACGATGTTCTCAAGAAGATGTACGAGTCCATACCCAAGTCGAACTTGTTCAGAAGAACGCTCGCAGAAAGCTGGTTCATGAACATGACCCTGTACGAATATTCGAGGCAGGCGGCGAGGCACGAACTCTCTTCCCTGACGAACATGATCTACGAAGCTTTGGCGAAGAAGGCTTACGGTAAGACTTCAACTTAAGATGCGCTTTGCGGTCTCTGCGAGTTCGAACTCCAGCAGTTTAGAAACCAACTCGTCCAGATCGCCGTCCAATATTTCCTTGAGCCTGTAACTTGTGTAATCGATCCTATGGTCGGTCACGCGGTTTTGCGGAAAGTTGTAGGTCCGGATCTTTTCGCTTCTCTCGGCTGTCTTTATCTGGCTTTTCCTTTGCTGGGAGATCTTTTGCATGAGCTCTTCCTGTTTCAGCTGAAAGAGTTTGGCCCTGAGTATGGCGAGAGCCTTCTCTCTGTTTTGATGCTGCGATCTTTCGCTTTGACAGCTCACGGTGATACCCGTTGGAAGGTGCGTTATCCTCACGGCAGATTCAGTTTTGTTCACGTACTGTCCCCCATGACCTGAAGCCTTGAAGGTGTCTATCTCCAGATCTTTCGGGTCTATCTGGACTTCCACGGTCGTGACCTCGGGCAGTATCGCGACGGTGGCGGTGGAGGTGTGTATCCTACCGGAAGATTCCGTGATCGGGATCCTCTGGACCCTGTGTACCCCACTTTCCCATTTCAGATGTTTATAAACAGATTTCCCTCTGACGAACAACACGACTTCTTTGAACCCGCCAAGACCGGTGTCGTGAAAGTCTGCGAGCTCCACTTCCCAGCCCTTGCGCTCCGCATAGCGGCTGTACATTCTGTACAGATCTGCGGCGAAGAGTGCGGCTTCTTCTCCCCCTGTGCCTGCCCTTATTTCCATGATGATACTGTCGTAGTCGTCGCTCGGAAGCAGGAGCGAAATCAACTGCGAGAGCTTCTGCTCGTGTTCCTGTTTCGTCTCAGCGAGCTCTTTCTCGGCAGAAGGATCCTCCGCAATGACCTGTTGCCAGAACTCGATATCTCTTTCGAGCTCTTCAAGCCCTTCGTGAAGCTGAACGATCTCTTCAAGTTTTGAATATTCTATGGACAATCTCTTCATCTCTTCGACGTCGATATCGGCTCTTGCGAGCTCGATCTGCAATTCTTGAAGTCTTTCCTTCGCCTTCTCAACAAGAGATTTGACCAACTCTTTCATCCTATCTTTCTCCTCATTTCCTCTGGATTGCGACAGTACTCGTAAAGCTGGTTTTTGTCTATCAAACCTGAAAAGTAAGCCTTCAGCAGGGCATCGTCGAAGAGGATCATACCCTGCTTGGCACTCGCCTGCATGATCGATTCTATCTGGTGCAGCTTGTTCTCCCTTATCAAGTTCTTCACCGCCGTTGTTCCCACAAGTATCTCCAACACTGGCACGACACCTCTACCCGAAGCGTGCCTCAGCAATCTTTGATACACGATCGCGATGAGGGTGTTCGCCACCTGAAGCGCAATTTGTTTCTGCTGATGTGCCGGAAACACATCTATGATCCTTTCCGGGGCGCTCGCGGCGCTGTTGGTGTGTATCGTGCTCAAAACCAGATGTCCTGTCTCTGCAGCGGTGAGTGCCAGCGCCATAGTTTCCAGATCTCTCATTTCGCCGACGAGTATGACGTCTGGATCTTGCCTCAACGCATACTTGAGACCATCGTAGAAACTGTTCGTGTCCTGACCGAGTTCTCTTTGGTGGATGATCGATCTCTTGTTGGTGAAAACGTACTCGATGGGATCTTCGATGGTGATGATGTGGTACGGAAAGTTCTCGTTGATGTAGTCTATCATTGCCGCCAGAGTCGTGGACTTACCGCTGCCGGTGGGCCCAGCGACGAGAATCAGACCAGAATCTCTGTTGGCAAAGTCTTTGAGTATCTCAGGTAAACCCAACTCACTGAAGGTCCTTATCCTGCTGGTGATCAGCCTCAGTGCGAGGGCGGGGTTTTTTCTCTCGTGGTAAAGATTTCCTCTGACCCTAATTTTGTCTCCCACGGAAAAGGCGAAATCTACCTCTTTCTTGTCTTCGCTTCTTGTGATGTTCAACTGCTCGAAAATCTTCTGAACCGCGTCGAGCAGATCCTTTGCACTGACGGGTGCGTACTGCTTTTGAACCACGAGCACCCCGTCGATCCTGTAGATCGGAGGAACTCCAACCGACAAATGAACATCGGAAGCGCCCTTCGCGAAGGCCTCGGACACCAGGGAGTGAATATCGATCATTTTCGCTCACCCTCGAGCACCGAAACGCACCTTGGACATATTCCGGGGAAACGGCCGTCCGAATTGGTCAACGGATGGTATTTCCAGCACCTCTCACACTTCTGCCCTTCAGCTTTGCTCACCAAAACTTGTATCCTTTCTTCTCCCTTTTCCAGTTCGACCTGAGACACTATGAAGATCTCTTCGAGCACGTCTCTGTATTTCTGCAACAATGAAAAGAGTTTCTCATCACCGATTTTCAGTGTGAGCTTCGCATCCAAAGAATGACCTATCAGGTCGGCTTGCCTTGCGTCCTCGAGAGACTTCAGCGCGATGTCTCTGACTTCGAACAGTTTTTCGAAATCCTGCATGAGTCTCTCATCGATCCAGTCTTTCCTGTACTCCGGCCAGCTTTCCGCGTGTATCGTTTCGAATCTTCTATCTTCCGAACACAGATGAGAGTAAGCCTCCTCGCATGTGAAGGTGATTATCGGTGAAAGCATGATCAAGAGGGATCTGAGAATCTCTCTGAGCACCGTCTGAGCAGATCTTCTCTTGAGAGAGTTCTTCCCTTCAACGTAGAGTCGATCCTTCACGATGTCCAAATACACCGCGCTCAGTTCGACTGAGCAGTACTTCACCAAGATGTTGTACACTTTCGATATCTCGTAGCTCTCATAAGCTTCCGTGACAGTCTTGATTATCTGTTGCAACCTTCCGAGTGCCCACTTATCTACCGGCAGGAGCTTTTCGTAAGGCACGACATCTTTCGGTGTGAAGTCGTAAAGGTTGCCCAGAAGGTATCTGATCGTGTTTCGAATCTTTTTGTAAACCTCCACTTGCTGCTTGAGTATGTTGTAGCTTATGCGTATGTCGTTGAAGTAATCGCTGCTCGCGAGCCAGAGCCTTAGAACGTCTGCGCCGTACTTCGAACACACTTCCAGCGGATCGACCACGTTCCCCAAGGACTTGCTCATCTTCTTTCCTTCTTCGTCCTTGATGAACCCGTGGGTCAGAACCGTTCTGTACGGTGGCTGACCATGTTTGACGACGGACAGCACCAGAGACGAGTTGAACCAACCTCTGTGCTGATCGCTCCCTTCCAGATACATGTCTGCAGGGAAAGTGAGCTCGGGCCTCGCGTTGAGCACAGCCTCGAACGATGCTCCAGAGTCTATCCACACATCGAGAGTGTCGTACGTCTTTTCCAAATCATTCGAGCCACAGTTCTTGCAAGCGTAGCCATCCGGCAAAAGTTCCTTTTCACTCGTCTCAAACCAAGCGTTGGTACCTTTCTGCCTGACAATACTTGCAAAGTGCTCGATGAGTTGTGGATCCAGATTCACATGTCCACAGGACTTACACCTGAACGCGGGGATCGGAATGCCCCACACTCTCTGTCTGGAAATACACCAGTCCGGCCTTTCTTCGATCATCGCAGCTATCCTGTTCTTACCCCAATCGGGGATCCACTCGACCATGTCGATCTGTTCCAAAAGCTTCTTTCTCAAATCGTTCTTGTCGATGGAAATGAACCACTGCTCGGTCGCCCTGAATATGACGGGATTCTTGCATCTCCAGCAGTGAGGATAAGAGTGCGTTATCGTCGAAGCGTGCAGTAGCACACCCAAGCTTTTCAGATCTTCCATGATGATCTTGTTTGCGTCGAACACGTTCAAGCCTTCGTACTTACCAGCCTCACCTGTGAAACGCCCTTTTTCATCAACGGGTGAAAGCACATCGAGCTTGTATATCTTGTATCCGTACTCGTAGTCCTCTTCACCGTGACCGGGAGCCACATGGACGCAACCGGTCCCAGTCTCCATGTCAACGAAGTCGGCGAGTATGATCCTTGAATCTCTCTGAGACAGCGGGCTGATCGCGATTCTGCCTTCCAGCAAGCGTCCACTGAACTTTTCAAGGACCGAATAGTGCTTTAAACCGATCTCACTTGCGAACTGCTCGAGCAATCTCTCCGCGATGATCCAGATCTCAGAATCAACGTTCAACCTCACGTAGGTCTCCTCAGGATGCACAGCGATGCCCGTGTTGGCTGGCAAGGTCCACGGTGTGGTTGTCCATATCACGATGTACTCGTCACTGTCCTTCATCTTGAATTTAACGTAGATGGATGGAGAAACATGATCACGATACTCTATTTCCGCCTGAGCGAGTGCAGTACCACAAGTGAAACACCACAAAACAGGCTTCTTCTCCCTGTACACATAACCATCTTCGACGAATTTCTTCAAAACAGTGTAGACCCTGTACTCGTACTCAGGTTCAAGCGTGGCATAATAGTTCTCCCAATCGCCTATCACGCCGAGTCTCTGAAACTGACGTTTCTGAATCTCTATCTGCTCTTTGGCGAACTTCTCACATTCTCGCCTGATCTCCTGTGGCGTCATCTTCTCTACTTTTTCCTTGAGCATGCTCGTCACGCGATGCTCGATGGGCAAACCGTGCGTGTCCCAACCCGGCACATACGGAACCTTGAATCCTCTCAATGTCTTGTACCTCATCACCATGTCCTTCAGAATCTTGTTCATCGCCGTGCCTATGTGTATCGCGCCGTTCGCGTACGGAGGACCATCGTGCAAAACGAACGCAGGACGATTCTCCCTTGTTTTCAGGATGTATCTGTGAATGTCGATCCTCTTCCAACGTTCGAGGATCTGCGGCTCTTTCTCAACCAAATTCGCCCGCATCGGAAACGCGGTGTTCGGTAAGTTCAGAGTCTCTCTGTAATCCAAAACCGACACCTCCTTACAGATTCAAAAGCTCCTCGATCGTTCGCTTCAGTTCCGTCAGATCGGCCGACTTGACAACGTAAGCATCGGCCGCCCAAGAGGAAAGATCGTACTTGTAGTGCGAATAAGCCGTCAGCAAAACGATCTTCAACCCGGGTTGCTGCTTTCTCAACTCGCCGGCGACTTCTATGCCGTTCTTTCCAGGCATCTCGATGTCCAGAACCACCAGATCGAACGGCTTTTCGTTACACTTCTGGAGGCACTCCTCTGCGTTCATCGCAGTTTCCACTTCGTATCCCTCATCTGTGAGTTCCTCGCTCAGGAGAAACCTTATGTTCTCTTCGTCATCCACCACGAGTATCTTAGCCTTGGACATTTTCCTTTCCTCCCTTCACGGGAATTTCGAAGAAGAACTCCATGCCGTTGTTCTTCGGCTCGGCCCAGATTCTACCACCGTGTTCGTCCTCGACGATCTTCTTGCATATGGGTAGTCCCAAGCCCGTACCCTGCGTCTTGGTCGTATAGAACGGGGTGAAGATCTTCCTCAACTCTTTATCGGAAAGAGGCTCGCCCATGTTGAAGACCGACACAACCACTCTGTCGGCCTCCTGGAAAGATCTGACCACGATCTTACCATTGGGAGGCGAGGCCTCTATGGCGTTCTGAACGAGGTTTATGAGAACTCTCTTCAGCTTCGCCCTGTCCGCAACGACCTCTGCTGCGCTGGAAAGCTTTGTCTCTATTATAACATTCGCTTTCTTTGCTTTCTCCTGCATGATATAAACGACCTCTTCTATCAGCTCGTTCATGTCAAACCTGGTGAACTCAAGAATGGACTTCGGTTTGCTGAACTCCAATATTTCTGTCACGATCCTTTCGAGGTTCTCAACTTCTTTCGATATGACGTCCAGATACTTTTCGACCGTCTGAGTGTTGGACAGATTCCTCCTCGCCCGGTTGATGAACCCTCCTATCACCGTGATGGGATTCCTGAGTTCGTGTGCCACACGTGCCGCAACTTCCCCCAGCAACATGAGTTTCTCTCTTTCCTTCTGTTCCTGCTCCATCCTGACCTTCTGCGTGACGTCTTCGAGCGTGACGATCACACCGGTGATGGTTTCGTTCATCGGGTCCCAGAGTGGCGAGTACTTGACGTTGAGAAAGATTTCCCCCTGTGGTCCTTCTATGCGGTATTCGGACAGCTCGACAGCCTCACGTCTCTCCTGCACCGTCATGGCAACCCCAAGGAGATCCTGAAACACCGCTCCGAGTTCGAAATAATGTTCTCCGGCGATTCTTTCCTGTGGCAATCCAACGATGTTGGAGAACATTCTGTTGCACTGAAGGATGCGCCCGTTTTTGTCGATGACAGCGATACCAGTTGACAGGTTCTGCAGAATGTTTTCCGTGAATCTGTGAAGGTAATCTATCACGTTCTTCTGTTTCTCTAAGCTGTCGGTCTTTTTCCTCAGCTCTTCGTAGTTCATCACGTTTTCTATGGCGAGTCCCGCGCTGTCAACGACTATTCGAAGAACCTCAATGTCTACCTCGCTGATGGGCTTCTTCGTGAACTTGTTGTCCAGCACGACGACGCCTATCGTATCCCACCGACCAACGAGGGGTAATACGAGAAACTCGTCCACACCCAGCAGATTCACAAGATCCCGAACTGAAGGTTCAAAACTTTCCAGCAGCGATGGTGTGACATGGATTATCCTTCTTCTCAACACGACTCTCTCGAGGATCGGATGATCCTTGTAATGGAACATCCTTCCGTCTATGCGAGCGGTGAGGCCTCCCTTCGCATCGAGTATCATTGCCTCCTCGCGCAGATACTGTGAGAAGTCACCGTAAATCATGGCACGCTTTTCGGCTTCTTTCCAGATTTCCTCGATATTTTCCCCATCTTCCGGCCCCAACCACATCTTGCCGACGAGTGTGTCAGTCTTCCTATCCCGGATCAACAGAAGTGCTCGGTTGAATGCGAAACCTCGACCCGACGTGAGTCCGAGCAGCAGGATTTTGTACACGTTCACGAGATCGTAGCTCGCCCTCATCGCGTTGCTGAGGCTGTGCACCAGGTCCATTTTCTTGAGATACTCCTGCTGTTGCTGGATCAATCTCTCGTACTCTTTCGTGCTCAAAGTCAAACGTTCTATCTGTTCTTTGAGACTCTGCTGGTACTCGACACGCGTGTGCGCGAGGCTGTACCTCTTCACCATGTCGTTGAGCGTCGCCAGATCGAGTTCATCGAAACTGTACCTGCTGCGATAACCAGTAGGAGCGATCTTGTTCACGGCGATGATTATGCCCAAGATGGTATCACCGAGTCTCGCGGCGCACGCGATCGCCGACTTCACCTTGATGCCAAGAAAATCGAGCTGGGTCTTCGTCAGCACGATGCCACGCTCAGACTTTTCCACCTTCGTCACGAAGCTGTGGTTAGCGGGCAATCTTTCGTAGATCAGTTGATTTTTGTCCACACCCTCGGCGTCCTTGAAGATATAACCTTCTTTGTCCTTCACCAAGTACAGTACGGCTTCCGCGTTCAGCGCCTTCTTCATCACAGACAGCGTGCCTTTCAACAGCGAGTCTGGATCGCCACAACTGTGAAACACGTCGGTCAGTTCACTGAGCAGCTCGTATTTTTCCATCGTTTCTCGCATCGAAACGATCTTCTCGGCAACCCACAACGTTTTCGACAGTTCTTTCAGCAACTCCTGCAAAGCTTCTGTCTTCTTCACTTTTTTCAATACGACCGCTCCTATGACGTTCGCATCGTGCTCGAGGAGAAAGCAACTTTCCAACTTCTCAAGCTCATCTCTGCCGAACTTCTCCTGACCAACCCTTTCTTGTCCGTGAGTTGAACCCACCAACCTGAACTGCGATTTGTAGTCCTCGAAGAGGAACACATCGCACGCTTCTGCTTGCACCTCTTCACAGAGCAGATGCGCCAGTTTGTCCATCGCGTGACTTTGGTACCCCGATTCAAGAAACTCCATGATCAGATCGAAAAACCTCAAAGTCCCAACCTCCTGAACAAAGTCTCAGCGTGCTCGACGTGTGAGCCTGCCCAGTACACTCTGCCACACACAGGACACGAATAGAACTCGTTCTGTGTCTGTTGAACGTACAGCGGCACCTTCGCCTTTATTTCTTCCTCGCTCGCCCTGACGAGTTCAGCATTGCACAAACTGCACCTGCTCATGCGTTTCGAATTCTTCAGATCTATCTTCTTCGAGAGTTCCACCAGTTGTTCTCGCCAGTCGTCCGAAGAAACGTAGTAGCAACGAATACCTTTTTCTACGGCCTTTCTGAGCAAGTCTCTGTCTCTCGTTATCAGGACACGGTTGGTTTCTTTGCAGAATTCGAGTATCTCTTCTTCGTCCATATCTGAAACGTAAGCCGTATCGAAACCGAGCAATCTGAGCTTTCTGGCCAGCTTTCCAAGCATTCTGTCAGCGAAGAACATTTTCAACCACCATCAAAAACATTGTACAACAACAAAAGCCCTCCGTGTGGAGGGCACATTTTCCAAGACTCACATCAAACAAACTTCTTGAGAAACTGCAAGCCCATGAGCAAACCTTTTTTCGATTTGTCCAAACTCCCTGCCCAGATGGGATCTTCGTGTTCTATGCTGATCACGAAATCGTATCCAACCTTCCTGAGGTTCAAAATGAAGCTGGGCCAATCTATCTCACCGAGACCGGGCATCCTGTAGATCCACCAGCTCTTGCCGTGTGCGTTGGTTCCAAAGTGTCCAAAAATGCTCTGTTCGTGCAACATATTTCTCTTGATTTCCACGTCCTTCGCGTGCACGTGGAAGATCCTTTCTGCGAACTCTTCCACCACCTTCAGATAGTCCACGCCCAGCCAGTAAAGGTGAGACGGATCGAGGTTCAGTCCGAAGGAACTTGGGGTGATCCTGAATATTTCTCTCCAGAGTTCTGGTGAATAGAAGATGTTTCCTATCTTCTCTTCGGCCTGCCAACCGACCATTGGGCAATTCTCTATCATGAGCTTGACGTTCTTGCTTTCGGCATAACTTATCAGCGGTTTAAAGACCTTTTCGAACTCCTTCAAATTCTCCTCGACGCTCTTTGTGATGTCCCTTCCTATGAAGGTCCCAACGAGTTCCACACCGAGCAAGTTCGCCACGTCGATGACCTTTTTCAAATGCTCATTTATCGCTCTTCTTTTCTCAAGGTTCGCATCCAGATTGTTGTCGTAGTAAGCCAGGGAGGAGATGATCAGACCGTGCTTTTCCAGAAGCGCTTTGATCCTTTCAGCGTGTTTTTCATCGAACTTGTCCACGTCGATCGTGGTTGAAGAAAAATCCCTCTCGTTCACCAAGGGCCAGGCAGCAACCTCCAACGCCTCGAAGCCAGCACTGCCAGCCCATTCGATGATCTCTTCGAATTTCGTATTCCCCAACGCGACCGTCAAGAATCCGATCTTCATCGCAACACCTCCAGCAAAGAGGCGGGCAGAAGCCCGCCTCAACCTCTCAGAACACTGAGTCTGGGAAGTAGTAGTCCTTCGCGTTCTCTCTGGTCACGGTCTCGGTGGAGAGTATGATCTTCCTCGGGATACCCTTCTGGTAGAAACCGTTCAGAGATTGACCCTTGAGACCCATCACTGCCAGGTTTATCGCCGTCGCGATCATGTTGGGTGGGTATGTGAAGTTCACTTCGATGAGTGGATGACCGTCCATGATCATCTTGACGATGTTCTTCTCGCAAGCTCCACCCACCAAGACGATATTCTTGTCTCTGCCAGCTTGTCTGAGGGCGATCAACACTCCATGTAGCATGTCGTCGTCCCCTGTCCAGACTGCATCGATCTGTGGGAACTTGGTGAGCAGAGTCTGCATGACTTCGAACGCCTTCTCCCTCGACCAATAGCCTGGTTGCTCTGCGATGATCTTCAGATCTGGATAAGGCGCTATGGCATCCTTGAAGGCCTTGACCCTTTCATCGTCGATCGTGGAAGGAATACCCCTGATCACGACAACGTTACCTTTACCCTTCAGCTTCTCAGCGATATACTTTCCGGCGAGATAGCCATACATGTAGTTGTCGCCAGCGATGTAGACGTTGTACTCTTCGGAGTTGATACCCCTATCGACTATGACCGTGTACACACCCTGTCTGAAGGCCTGAACACAGATGGGTGTGAGTGGAGCAGACTCGTACGGGTTGATGACCAGTGCGTTGATGCCGCGTGCGAGCAAGGCTTGTACTTGCGCGATCTGCTCGCTCGGTTCTCTGGCGGTCACCAGGTAGAACTCCACATCCGGATCGTTCTGGTACTGCTTGATCGCGTACTGTGCCCACCAGACCATACCACCGGTCCAACCGTGGTCCGCCGCCGGGATCGCGACTCCGATCTTGTACTTCGCCGCGAAGCTCACCAGCGTTAGGACCAGCATCAACACGACCAACAGCTTCTTCATACGAACACCTCCCTCTCTTTGCCCCAAAGGGGCGATCATTTTCTCAGATTCTGCAACAACACTGCCGCGATGATGATCAAACCCTTGACCATACCCTGCAGATACACCGCCACGTTCAACATCACCAACATGTTGTTGACGACTCCGAGTATCAAGGCACCGAAGAAAGTTCCGAAGATGGTGCCCTTACCACCGCTCAGACTCGTTCCACCGATGACTGCAGCTGCGATGGCGTCGAGCTCGAAACCAGAACCTGTGGACGAAGAACTGACGGAAGCCATCATGGATGACAACAGGATGGCGGATGTCGCCACAGAAACGCCACTGATGATGTACGTGATCGTTCTGATCGTATCCACCTTTATCGCGGAATACACTGCGGCGGTCTCGTTCGCCCCGACGGCGTACACGTACCTGCCGAATCTGGTTTTGTCCAAAACGATGTACGCCAGCACCGCATAGACAACAAACACGATCATGGGCAGAGGTAAACCTGCAACGAACTTCATTCCGAAGCTCGAGAAGGTGCGAGAAAAGCTCATGTAGACTCCTCCGTTTGCAAAGTTCAGCACCAAGGATCTGTATATCGCCATACCACCGAGCGTTGTGATGAACGCGGGAATCTTTCCTTTCGTGGTCAAAAGTCCCATGCCCAGACCAAGCAGTGCGGCAAGAGCGTAGGTGAGCAGGATCGAAGCCAACGTTGGTCCAACACCGTTGCCCAACTTGTTGCTCGTGGTGATAGCGAAGGCCCCCAGGAGCGC
This window contains:
- a CDS encoding substrate-binding domain-containing protein, which gives rise to MKKLLVVLMLVLTLVSFAAKYKIGVAIPAADHGWTGGMVWWAQYAIKQYQNDPDVEFYLVTAREPSEQIAQVQALLARGINALVINPYESAPLTPICVQAFRQGVYTVIVDRGINSEEYNVYIAGDNYMYGYLAGKYIAEKLKGKGNVVVIRGIPSTIDDERVKAFKDAIAPYPDLKIIAEQPGYWSREKAFEVMQTLLTKFPQIDAVWTGDDDMLHGVLIALRQAGRDKNIVLVGGACEKNIVKMIMDGHPLIEVNFTYPPNMIATAINLAVMGLKGQSLNGFYQKGIPRKIILSTETVTRENAKDYYFPDSVF
- a CDS encoding ABC transporter permease — translated: MRIKLRNFLGKYMIVLVLIGLMIFSGIMTPAFLKPRNILNIFWQTSYVGIIAIGITFVMIAGGIDLSVGSMLALLGAFAITTSNKLGNGVGPTLASILLTYALAALLGLGMGLLTTKGKIPAFITTLGGMAIYRSLVLNFANGGVYMSFSRTFSSFGMKFVAGLPLPMIVFVVYAVLAYIVLDKTRFGRYVYAVGANETAAVYSAIKVDTIRTITYIISGVSVATSAILLSSMMASVSSSSTGSGFELDAIAAAVIGGTSLSGGKGTIFGTFFGALILGVVNNMLVMLNVAVYLQGMVKGLIIIAAVLLQNLRK
- a CDS encoding sugar phosphate isomerase/epimerase family protein gives rise to the protein MKIGFLTVALGNTKFEEIIEWAGSAGFEALEVAAWPLVNERDFSSTTIDVDKFDEKHAERIKALLEKHGLIISSLAYYDNNLDANLEKRRAINEHLKKVIDVANLLGVELVGTFIGRDITKSVEENLKEFEKVFKPLISYAESKNVKLMIENCPMVGWQAEEKIGNIFYSPELWREIFRITPSSFGLNLDPSHLYWLGVDYLKVVEEFAERIFHVHAKDVEIKRNMLHEQSIFGHFGTNAHGKSWWIYRMPGLGEIDWPSFILNLRKVGYDFVISIEHEDPIWAGSLDKSKKGLLMGLQFLKKFV